Proteins encoded by one window of Cylindrospermum stagnale PCC 7417:
- a CDS encoding S8 family peptidase — protein sequence MSNDGINGYLSNKGLDVAPISSGDTFNIQGDHSFSFSGRSSSNLANDTAKVSSSGNYNSRSGYGLVNAADAVSRAAGEGTYGDVPNIGGNNSGVDMVKAPEAWAHGYTGQGVVVAVIDTGVDYNHEDLRNNIWTNTKEIAGNGIDDDGDGYVDDINGWNFVSNNNNALDDNGHGTHVSGTIAGENNGIGITGVAYNAKIMPVKVLNESGSGSYSAIAKGIRYAVDHGANVINLSLGGSFSNRTLKSAVEYASSKGTIVVMAAGNDGASSPGYPARYAYNTGIAVGAVDQNNNLADFSNRSGSQEIAYVTAPGVDVYSSVPNNQYDTYSGTSMASPHVAGVVALMLSANSSLTESQVRQMITGKPGSSTQTLTFSLTSEPINKSAKTTEPIAVPSVVVTIGENGLPVKFGDYELPTVELGTSSISSENQISSFVSSAAQRQFQYYDNSSSNNSIGSNDNYDAEEIVKKRQK from the coding sequence ATGTCTAATGATGGTATTAACGGTTATTTATCAAATAAAGGCTTAGATGTCGCTCCTATCTCTTCAGGTGATACCTTCAATATTCAGGGTGACCACAGTTTCAGTTTCAGTGGTCGTAGTAGCTCTAATTTAGCCAACGATACTGCTAAGGTTTCTAGTAGTGGGAACTATAACTCTCGCTCTGGGTATGGCTTGGTGAATGCAGCCGATGCTGTTAGTCGCGCTGCTGGTGAGGGAACTTATGGTGATGTGCCTAACATTGGGGGCAATAATTCAGGAGTAGATATGGTTAAAGCTCCTGAAGCTTGGGCACATGGATACACAGGTCAGGGAGTTGTAGTTGCGGTTATAGATACTGGGGTTGACTATAACCATGAAGACTTACGAAATAATATTTGGACTAATACCAAAGAAATCGCTGGTAATGGCATTGATGATGATGGTGACGGCTATGTTGATGACATCAACGGCTGGAACTTTGTGAGCAATAACAACAACGCCCTAGACGACAATGGTCATGGTACTCATGTTTCTGGCACGATCGCAGGGGAGAATAATGGTATTGGTATAACTGGTGTTGCATATAACGCCAAAATTATGCCTGTAAAGGTGCTGAATGAATCAGGTTCAGGCTCTTATAGTGCGATCGCTAAAGGCATTCGCTATGCTGTAGATCATGGCGCTAATGTAATTAACCTCAGCTTGGGAGGCAGTTTTTCTAACAGGACTCTCAAGTCAGCTGTGGAATATGCCAGCAGCAAAGGTACGATTGTTGTCATGGCCGCAGGTAATGATGGTGCTTCATCCCCAGGTTATCCTGCTCGCTATGCCTACAATACAGGCATTGCAGTTGGGGCCGTTGATCAAAATAATAACCTGGCTGACTTCTCTAACCGTTCTGGCTCCCAAGAAATCGCCTATGTTACAGCCCCTGGTGTCGATGTCTACTCTTCAGTGCCAAATAATCAGTATGACACTTACAGTGGCACTTCTATGGCTTCCCCCCATGTTGCTGGGGTAGTTGCGCTCATGCTCAGTGCTAACTCCAGCCTGACTGAGAGCCAAGTACGTCAGATGATTACAGGGAAGCCAGGAAGTAGCACACAAACTTTAACCTTTAGCCTGACATCTGAGCCAATTAATAAATCAGCAAAAACTACAGAACCCATAGCTGTACCGTCTGTTGTTGTCACCATTGGCGAAAATGGTTTGCCAGTGAAATTTGGTGATTATGAATTGCCAACAGTTGAGTTGGGCACCAGTTCTATCAGCAGTGAAAACCAAATTAGCAGTTTTGTAAGTTCAGCAGCCCAGCGGCAATTCCAGTATTACGACAATAGTTCCAGTAACAACAGCATTGGCAGCAATGATAATTATGATGCTGAAGAAATAGTCAAAAAACGCCAAAAATAG